The following proteins are encoded in a genomic region of Terriglobia bacterium:
- a CDS encoding 2-oxoacid:ferredoxin oxidoreductase subunit beta, whose protein sequence is MTDYNQYLRLDKFPLIWCPGCGDGIVLKAILRAIDRIGLSRDEICMVSGIGCSSRTPGYVDVNTLHTTHGRAITFATGVKMTRPDLTVIVVTGDGDATAIGGNHFIHAARRNIDITVLLYNNWIYGMTGGQVSPSTPAGKRASTAPFGSFEPNFDIVALAAGAGASFVARETVAKPLVLDKLIERAIRKKGFSLVEVMTPCPTTYGRRNKPADPVEMVLDLKERSVAKGRAEELPEDERENAIPTGIFVDLNKPEYTEQYAALVKRLGGPVPAGRA, encoded by the coding sequence ATGACCGATTACAACCAGTACCTGCGTCTCGACAAGTTTCCGTTGATCTGGTGCCCCGGATGCGGCGACGGGATCGTGCTGAAGGCGATCCTCAGGGCGATCGACCGGATCGGCCTCTCTCGCGACGAGATCTGCATGGTCTCGGGGATCGGCTGCTCCAGCCGGACCCCGGGGTACGTGGACGTGAACACGCTCCACACCACGCACGGGCGCGCGATCACGTTCGCCACGGGAGTGAAGATGACCCGGCCGGACCTGACCGTGATCGTCGTGACCGGCGACGGCGACGCGACGGCGATCGGCGGGAACCACTTCATCCACGCCGCCCGGCGGAACATCGACATCACGGTGCTCCTCTACAACAACTGGATCTACGGGATGACCGGGGGCCAGGTCTCGCCGAGCACGCCGGCGGGAAAGCGCGCCTCGACGGCGCCGTTCGGCTCGTTCGAGCCGAACTTCGACATCGTCGCGCTCGCCGCCGGCGCGGGCGCGTCGTTCGTCGCGCGCGAGACGGTGGCGAAGCCGCTGGTGCTGGACAAGCTCATCGAGCGCGCCATCCGCAAGAAGGGGTTCTCCCTGGTCGAGGTGATGACCCCGTGCCCGACCACGTACGGCCGGCGCAACAAGCCGGCGGATCCGGTGGAGATGGTGCTCGACCTGAAGGAGCGGTCGGTCGCCAAGGGGCGCGCGGAGGAGCTGCCGGAGGACGAGCGCGAGAACGCCATCCCCACCGGGATCTTCGTCGACCTGAACAAGCCGGAGTACACCGAGCAGTACGCGGCGCTCGTGAAAAGGCTCGGCGGTCCGGTCCCGGCCGGCCGCGCATGA
- a CDS encoding 2-oxoacid:acceptor oxidoreductase family protein: MGFRYELRLSGEGGQGLVLAGKILAEAAAIYDDRNATQSQSYGPEARGGASKSDVIIADGDIDYPKAERIDLLLALTQEALDKYLGELKPEGYLVVDSDAVTRIPAGKWRVVRFPFVRTAREELGKAVVANIVALGLIVRLSRAVSEPAAEQAILARVPKGTEDLNRRAFRAGLEAAEAIVPSSV; this comes from the coding sequence ATGGGGTTCCGCTACGAGCTGCGGTTGAGCGGCGAGGGCGGCCAGGGGCTGGTCCTCGCCGGCAAGATCCTGGCCGAAGCCGCCGCGATCTACGACGACCGAAACGCCACCCAGAGCCAGTCCTACGGCCCCGAGGCGCGCGGGGGCGCGAGCAAGTCCGACGTGATCATCGCGGACGGCGATATCGACTACCCGAAGGCGGAGCGCATCGATCTCCTGCTCGCCCTCACCCAGGAGGCGCTGGACAAGTACCTGGGCGAGCTGAAGCCCGAGGGATACCTCGTGGTGGACTCCGATGCCGTCACCCGGATCCCCGCAGGGAAGTGGCGCGTGGTGAGATTCCCCTTCGTCCGTACCGCACGCGAGGAGTTGGGCAAGGCGGTCGTCGCCAACATCGTCGCGCTCGGGCTCATCGTCCGCCTCTCCCGTGCCGTGAGCGAGCCGGCGGCGGAGCAGGCGATCCTGGCGCGGGTACCGAAGGGGACCGAGGACCTGAACCGACGCGCCTTCCGCGCCGGGCTCGAGGCGGCGGAGGCGATCGTCCCCTCCTCGGTCTGA
- a CDS encoding GNAT family N-acetyltransferase has translation MRLTTREVDPESFRDVEALFGKNGACGGCWCQAWRIEKGERWNEIKGAPAKKRLRKGILAGATHGILAFDGGTPVGWCTFGPRDSFPRLNRARSLKCDDASRVWSLPCFFVTRGHRGQGVAKAMLVHALRAMKERGAEIAEAYPSKPGRDGRYIAAFSWTGTMSLFEKAGFVVVGNPHGSKRRVRKELRHHPR, from the coding sequence ATGCGGCTCACCACGAGGGAAGTGGATCCGGAGTCCTTTAGGGACGTCGAAGCCTTGTTCGGGAAGAACGGTGCCTGTGGCGGATGCTGGTGTCAGGCCTGGAGGATCGAGAAGGGCGAGCGTTGGAACGAGATCAAGGGGGCGCCCGCCAAGAAGCGGCTGCGCAAAGGAATCCTCGCCGGCGCCACCCACGGCATTCTCGCGTTCGATGGCGGGACACCGGTCGGCTGGTGCACGTTCGGACCCAGGGACTCCTTCCCCCGGCTGAATCGCGCTCGCAGTCTGAAGTGCGACGATGCGTCACGCGTCTGGTCGCTGCCGTGCTTTTTCGTGACGCGGGGCCATCGCGGCCAGGGTGTGGCCAAGGCCATGCTCGTCCATGCGCTTCGGGCCATGAAGGAACGTGGCGCCGAGATCGCCGAGGCTTATCCGTCCAAGCCCGGCCGAGACGGGCGCTACATCGCCGCATTCTCGTGGACCGGCACGATGTCCCTGTTCGAGAAGGCGGGCTTCGTCGTCGTCGGCAACCCGCACGGCAGCAAGCGCCGGGTTCGAAAGGAACTGCGACACCACCCGAGGTAG
- a CDS encoding phosphatidylserine/phosphatidylglycerophosphate/cardiolipin synthase family protein, whose amino-acid sequence MTCPRPVPRRLAARLAAATAGLALAAGIPALADVLRILDGDQEAAQARIDLIQQARVSLDVEYFLVESDEASLVGLALLRDAARRGVAVRLIVDASFNRMARPIQAYLVSQGVEIREYHPLRLTKPCWMTRRLHDKLLLADGSRMLTGGRNIANPYFGFGERNYVDRDAFVTGGSVADARAYFDDLWESREVRGTRLRGYDPSVRNARCEDVSREDERWRCTARRNLAIKGYQRAEQELDRALAGLKQASWVRWDTRNDWAEGQRDVGEVRFLHDPVGRKEGQRGIGDEILDLMESASSSLTIESPYLLPSRAFLRALRDLLGRGVEVRVLTNSLNSTDNLLAQAGYVGRKEKLVRMGVEIWEFRGPESMHAKSAVIDGAISIVGTFNIDPRSEYLNTEQAVVATDPDLSVRLRASMDAHLVNAYKIGTDGRPIGEKRRYPGASCYKIFKLTLLRLLAPFIRKQL is encoded by the coding sequence ATGACCTGCCCCCGGCCCGTCCCAAGACGGCTCGCGGCGCGGCTCGCCGCCGCGACGGCGGGCCTCGCGCTCGCGGCCGGCATTCCGGCGCTGGCCGACGTCCTCCGGATCCTCGATGGGGACCAGGAGGCCGCGCAGGCCCGCATCGACCTGATCCAGCAGGCCCGCGTCTCGCTGGACGTCGAGTATTTTCTGGTCGAGAGCGACGAGGCGTCCCTGGTCGGCCTCGCGCTTCTGCGCGACGCCGCGCGGCGCGGCGTCGCGGTGCGCCTGATCGTGGATGCCAGCTTCAACCGCATGGCGCGGCCGATCCAGGCGTATCTCGTGTCGCAAGGGGTCGAGATCAGGGAATACCACCCTCTCCGCCTGACGAAGCCCTGCTGGATGACGCGGCGGCTGCACGACAAGCTGCTGTTGGCCGACGGTAGCCGCATGCTCACCGGGGGGAGGAACATCGCGAACCCTTACTTCGGCTTCGGCGAGAGGAACTACGTGGACCGCGATGCCTTCGTGACCGGAGGGTCCGTCGCGGACGCGCGCGCGTACTTCGACGACCTGTGGGAGAGCCGCGAGGTCCGCGGGACGCGGCTCAGGGGATACGACCCGTCGGTCCGGAACGCTCGGTGCGAGGACGTCTCGCGGGAGGATGAGCGCTGGCGCTGCACCGCGCGGCGGAACCTCGCGATCAAGGGCTACCAGCGTGCCGAGCAGGAGCTCGACCGGGCGCTCGCGGGGCTCAAGCAGGCGAGCTGGGTGCGCTGGGACACCCGGAACGACTGGGCGGAGGGGCAGCGCGACGTGGGGGAGGTGCGTTTCCTGCACGACCCGGTCGGACGGAAGGAGGGCCAGCGAGGGATCGGGGACGAGATTCTGGACCTGATGGAGTCTGCTTCGTCTTCGCTGACGATCGAATCGCCCTACCTCCTCCCGTCCCGGGCCTTCCTGCGCGCGCTCAGGGATCTTCTGGGCCGCGGGGTCGAAGTCCGCGTCCTAACGAACTCCCTGAACTCGACCGACAACCTCCTCGCACAGGCGGGTTACGTCGGCCGGAAGGAGAAGCTCGTGCGGATGGGGGTCGAGATCTGGGAATTCCGCGGTCCCGAGTCGATGCACGCCAAGTCCGCGGTGATCGACGGCGCGATCTCGATCGTCGGGACGTTCAACATCGACCCCCGCTCGGAGTACCTCAATACCGAGCAGGCGGTCGTGGCCACCGATCCGGATCTCTCGGTCCGGCTCCGTGCTTCGATGGACGCGCACCTCGTGAACGCGTACAAGATCGGGACCGACGGGAGGCCCATCGGCGAGAAGCGGCGCTACCCAGGCGCCTCCTGCTACAAGATCTTTAAGCTCACGCTCCTCCGCCTTCTCGCGCCGTTCATCCGGAAACAGCTCTGA
- the ribA gene encoding GTP cyclohydrolase II yields MTTSDAALDALVERDREHECEGYGSQRICVRIAGVAELPSRFGDFRIVAFWNNRDAKEHVAMVHGDVVGADEVPTRLHSECLTGDAMGSLRCDCRDQLEAALAVLGTMERGLLLYMRQEGRGIGLINKIRAYALQDRGLDTVEANLALGFRDDERDYAVAAHMIMSLEVRSLRLMTNNPSKIAQLARYGIRVDERIPHVIPPNPFNRFYLETKAARSGHWIDFSGKRRLPEQSDPPRVQGMPEE; encoded by the coding sequence ATGACGACGAGCGATGCGGCGCTCGATGCGCTGGTCGAGCGGGACCGCGAGCACGAATGCGAAGGGTACGGCTCTCAGCGGATCTGCGTGAGGATCGCCGGGGTCGCGGAACTCCCCAGCCGCTTCGGCGATTTTCGGATCGTGGCCTTCTGGAACAACCGAGACGCGAAGGAGCACGTCGCCATGGTTCACGGCGACGTCGTGGGTGCCGACGAAGTGCCGACGCGGCTCCACTCCGAATGCCTGACGGGAGACGCAATGGGCTCCCTCCGCTGCGATTGTCGGGACCAGCTGGAGGCGGCTCTCGCGGTGTTGGGGACGATGGAGCGGGGACTCCTGCTCTACATGCGGCAGGAAGGGCGCGGGATCGGGCTGATCAACAAGATCCGGGCGTACGCTCTCCAGGACCGCGGGCTCGACACCGTGGAGGCGAACCTCGCCCTCGGCTTCCGTGACGACGAGCGCGACTATGCGGTGGCGGCGCACATGATCATGAGCCTCGAGGTGCGCTCGCTCCGGCTGATGACCAACAACCCGTCCAAGATCGCCCAACTCGCCCGATACGGGATCCGGGTCGACGAGCGCATCCCGCACGTGATTCCCCCGAACCCGTTCAACCGTTTCTACCTCGAGACCAAGGCCGCGCGCTCCGGCCACTGGATCGATTTTTCCGGAAAGCGGCGCCTCCCGGAGCAGAGCGATCCGCCGCGGGTGCAGGGGATGCCGGAGGAATGA
- a CDS encoding FAD-dependent oxidoreductase produces MTPRGRDGAPLKVDVAVVGAGVAGLACSSALRESGRVVVVLDKARGVGGRCATRRVDGQPVDHGVVFLHGSDPEFLAALDPERAPGVLPGWPERIHGSGPPCQPGAFLAGERRAAMRQGISAFPKRLAVGLDIRTGCLVVSLSPGERSVTVRLEGGGQVVARTAVLALAAEQSRDLVATLPPGIPEVEAARILLEAAGTHPCLTVIAGHAPDTEAPDWDIDYPEDSRILQLISHDSVKREKPDWLVMVYQARPRWSRERLSLPPESWSAEVLEEAARLIGPWAARPVWHQSHTWRYARVDLGSELTGPMLVLLPGGGRLGLAGEIFWPGGGVEAAWSSGRRLAQRVLAEAEP; encoded by the coding sequence GTGACTCCCCGGGGGCGGGACGGGGCACCTTTGAAAGTGGACGTCGCCGTGGTGGGCGCCGGCGTCGCCGGCTTGGCGTGCTCCAGCGCTTTGCGGGAATCCGGACGGGTCGTCGTGGTGCTCGACAAGGCCCGCGGCGTCGGGGGACGTTGCGCGACGCGGCGCGTCGATGGTCAGCCGGTGGATCACGGCGTGGTCTTCCTGCACGGTTCCGACCCGGAGTTCCTCGCCGCGCTCGATCCCGAAAGGGCTCCCGGCGTGTTGCCGGGTTGGCCCGAGCGGATCCACGGCTCCGGTCCCCCCTGCCAGCCCGGCGCCTTCCTCGCCGGCGAGCGGCGCGCCGCGATGCGGCAGGGGATCAGCGCCTTTCCCAAGCGCCTGGCCGTCGGGCTCGACATCCGTACAGGGTGCCTCGTGGTCTCGCTCTCTCCCGGGGAGCGCTCGGTGACGGTGCGGTTGGAAGGAGGCGGACAGGTGGTCGCGCGGACCGCGGTCCTCGCGCTGGCGGCGGAGCAGTCCCGTGACCTCGTCGCCACGCTGCCTCCCGGGATTCCGGAAGTCGAGGCTGCGAGAATCCTCCTCGAGGCGGCCGGCACCCATCCCTGCCTGACCGTGATCGCCGGGCACGCACCGGATACCGAGGCGCCCGACTGGGACATCGACTACCCGGAGGACTCCAGGATCCTCCAGCTGATCTCCCACGACTCGGTCAAGCGGGAGAAGCCGGATTGGCTCGTGATGGTGTACCAAGCGCGACCCAGGTGGTCGCGAGAGCGGCTCTCCCTCCCGCCCGAATCCTGGTCGGCGGAGGTGCTGGAGGAAGCGGCGCGGCTGATCGGTCCGTGGGCGGCGAGGCCCGTCTGGCATCAAAGCCACACTTGGCGGTACGCGCGCGTGGATCTCGGGAGCGAGCTCACGGGGCCGATGCTCGTGCTCCTGCCCGGCGGGGGACGTCTCGGCCTCGCGGGGGAGATCTTCTGGCCCGGCGGCGGTGTCGAGGCCGCCTGGTCGTCCGGACGGCGACTGGCGCAACGAGTTCTCGCGGAGGCGGAGCCATGA
- the trxA gene encoding thioredoxin produces MDTTTGTAETAAAAITHATDDSFEREVLGDSGPVMVDFWAPWCGPCRAMGATLERIAPEMAGRVKIVKVDVDSNPKTASRYGIQAIPTLLFFEKGALIGTIPGAIPADPLKELLDLHSEGRLRERQ; encoded by the coding sequence ATGGACACGACCACAGGGACGGCTGAGACGGCGGCTGCGGCGATAACCCACGCGACGGACGATTCCTTCGAGCGAGAGGTCCTCGGGGACAGCGGGCCGGTGATGGTGGATTTTTGGGCCCCCTGGTGCGGGCCCTGCCGGGCGATGGGAGCGACCCTCGAGCGGATCGCCCCTGAAATGGCGGGGCGCGTGAAAATCGTGAAGGTGGACGTGGATTCCAACCCCAAGACCGCCTCGCGATACGGGATTCAGGCGATCCCGACGCTGCTCTTCTTCGAGAAGGGCGCTCTCATCGGGACAATTCCCGGGGCGATCCCTGCCGATCCGCTCAAAGAGCTGCTCGACCTGCACTCGGAAGGGCGCCTCCGCGAGCGGCAATGA
- a CDS encoding Rrf2 family transcriptional regulator, whose translation MLTQTVKYALQILGYLRSHGEGWVRGDEIAGATGIPANYLSKILNQLRKAGIVDSRKGWGGGFVLRREALGRPITDVVAVFEGQGRGGAVECVFGLSKCDPEAPCPLHPFWESIRGAYGKMLGGTSIGDLTASRR comes from the coding sequence ATGCTCACTCAAACGGTGAAGTACGCACTCCAAATCCTGGGCTACCTGAGGAGTCACGGGGAAGGGTGGGTCCGAGGGGACGAGATCGCCGGGGCGACGGGGATCCCGGCAAACTACCTGTCCAAGATCCTGAACCAGCTCAGAAAGGCCGGCATCGTCGATTCGCGCAAGGGGTGGGGCGGGGGCTTCGTGCTGCGGCGCGAGGCGCTCGGGCGGCCCATCACCGACGTCGTGGCTGTCTTCGAGGGTCAGGGCAGGGGCGGCGCGGTGGAGTGCGTTTTCGGGCTTTCCAAATGCGATCCGGAGGCCCCCTGCCCCCTGCATCCGTTCTGGGAGAGCATCCGCGGAGCCTACGGGAAGATGCTCGGCGGGACGTCCATCGGAGATCTGACGGCGTCACGTCGATGA
- a CDS encoding hemerythrin domain-containing protein has product MSKALETLMEEHRVIEQVLGSLETFGGRLGDSDVRPTLRDYGRFFRDFADRCHHAKEEDRLFVEMVRHGFPREHGPIAVMLSDHVEGRAHVGAIAKAGESAGPLSAEERSSILFHIHAYVPLLRSHIMKEDNVLYPMARQALPADVLEQLSREFDDHEHGAMGEGTHEELRHLAERLIASYPPAEAAGAGPSCLGCAAHGAESER; this is encoded by the coding sequence ATGAGCAAGGCACTCGAAACCCTGATGGAAGAGCATCGCGTGATCGAGCAAGTGCTCGGATCGCTCGAGACGTTCGGCGGGCGGCTCGGCGACTCGGACGTGCGACCGACCCTTCGCGACTATGGCCGGTTCTTCCGCGATTTCGCGGACCGGTGTCATCACGCCAAAGAGGAGGACCGGCTCTTCGTCGAGATGGTCCGCCACGGTTTCCCGCGCGAGCACGGCCCGATCGCCGTGATGCTGTCCGACCACGTCGAGGGGCGCGCGCATGTCGGCGCGATCGCGAAGGCCGGCGAGAGCGCGGGGCCCCTCTCGGCCGAGGAGCGCTCCTCGATCCTCTTCCACATTCACGCGTACGTGCCGTTGCTCCGGTCCCACATCATGAAGGAGGACAACGTCCTCTACCCGATGGCGCGCCAGGCGCTCCCAGCGGACGTGCTGGAGCAGCTCTCCCGCGAGTTCGATGACCACGAGCACGGCGCGATGGGCGAAGGGACGCACGAGGAGTTGCGCCACCTCGCGGAGCGTCTGATCGCGTCGTACCCGCCGGCGGAGGCCGCGGGGGCCGGCCCGTCGTGCCTCGGGTGCGCCGCGCACGGGGCTGAGTCCGAGCGATGA
- a CDS encoding nitric-oxide reductase large subunit: protein MSGPAGEPPLSSWWRNGAVLVTLVGFAILSLMTYNTYRHAPPIPAKVVDESGAALFTQDEILGGQEVFLKYGLMEHGTLFGHGAYLGPDYGTNYLHREAEISRDVLANDRYGRRFSALGQAEQDAVADSVKISLKTNRYDPATSVLTFTKSEAESWRLQRSEWARYFTVKDAAPGLPERYIRNDGELDRLVSYFAWASWASRANRPGRDYSYTNNFPYEPLAGNGPTSSAYLWSALSLVFLLGGLGLVLFVFGKFDFLGWKGHPSEPRPSPMFQDRGLTPSQWATGLYFVVAALLFLLQVLAGGAMAHYRVEPGAFYGIDIAKTLPYNLLRTWHLQLGVFWIATAWVAGGLFLAPLVGGAEPKGQRAGVLVLLGALAVVVFGSLFGEYLGINDRLGSLWFWLGHQGSEYLDLGRFWQVLLAAGLVFWLFLMFRALRPAIRDREKATLSSLFLYAAVAIPLFYLPAFFFGKHTNFAVIDNWRFWIIHLWVEGFFELFATVLVAVMFASMGLVSARTATRVVYLDAILYLGAGIAGTAHHWYFTGQTTMAMALGACFSAMEVVPLTLLTLDAWDFIGLRREASHKGGVLESARRHRWAIYFLMAVGFWNFVGAGVFGFLINLPIVSYFEIGTLLTPNHGHAAMFGVFGMLALAVMVFGLRSMQSDEAWAGTERYVRTGFWGMNVGLALMLVLNLFPAGVLQLLDVIQHGYWHARQVEFLMNGTFHKLEWLRIVGDLTVILLGVVPLTLAVLRSVVKRDLTPGGATGGDRFRAGAAAPGRHVA from the coding sequence ATGAGCGGCCCGGCCGGAGAGCCGCCTCTCTCCTCCTGGTGGCGCAACGGCGCCGTCCTGGTGACGCTCGTCGGCTTCGCGATCCTGAGCCTGATGACCTACAACACCTACCGGCATGCCCCACCGATCCCGGCGAAGGTCGTGGACGAGTCCGGCGCGGCGCTGTTCACCCAGGACGAGATCCTCGGCGGCCAGGAGGTCTTCCTCAAGTACGGACTCATGGAGCACGGGACGCTGTTCGGGCACGGCGCCTACCTCGGTCCCGACTACGGAACGAACTACCTGCACAGGGAGGCGGAGATCTCGCGGGACGTCCTCGCGAACGACCGATACGGCCGGCGCTTCTCCGCACTCGGGCAGGCCGAGCAGGACGCCGTCGCGGACTCGGTCAAGATCTCGCTGAAGACGAACCGGTACGATCCCGCCACCTCGGTCCTGACGTTCACGAAGAGCGAGGCCGAGTCGTGGCGGCTCCAGAGGAGCGAGTGGGCCCGTTACTTCACGGTGAAGGATGCGGCGCCGGGCCTTCCGGAACGGTACATCCGGAACGACGGCGAGCTCGACCGGTTGGTCTCGTACTTCGCCTGGGCCTCCTGGGCTTCCCGCGCGAATCGTCCGGGAAGGGATTACTCGTACACCAACAACTTCCCGTACGAGCCGCTGGCGGGTAACGGCCCCACCAGCTCCGCTTACCTCTGGAGCGCGCTCTCGTTGGTCTTCCTCCTCGGTGGGCTCGGGCTCGTGCTGTTCGTGTTCGGGAAGTTCGACTTCCTCGGGTGGAAGGGACATCCGTCGGAGCCGCGGCCGTCACCGATGTTCCAGGACCGCGGGCTCACGCCGAGCCAGTGGGCGACCGGCCTTTACTTCGTCGTGGCCGCGCTCCTGTTTCTCCTGCAGGTGCTCGCCGGCGGGGCGATGGCGCACTACCGCGTGGAGCCCGGTGCGTTCTACGGCATCGACATCGCGAAGACCCTCCCCTACAACCTCCTCCGGACCTGGCACCTGCAGCTCGGGGTGTTCTGGATCGCCACGGCGTGGGTCGCCGGCGGCCTCTTCCTCGCCCCGCTGGTCGGGGGCGCCGAGCCGAAGGGGCAGCGGGCCGGCGTTCTCGTCCTCCTCGGCGCGCTCGCCGTGGTGGTGTTCGGCTCGCTCTTCGGCGAGTACCTCGGGATCAACGACCGATTGGGAAGCCTCTGGTTCTGGCTCGGCCATCAGGGGTCCGAGTACCTCGACCTGGGCCGCTTCTGGCAAGTGCTGCTGGCGGCGGGACTCGTCTTCTGGCTCTTCCTGATGTTCCGGGCGCTCCGGCCGGCGATCCGCGACCGGGAGAAGGCGACGCTCTCGTCCCTGTTCCTCTACGCAGCGGTGGCGATCCCGCTCTTTTACCTCCCGGCGTTCTTCTTCGGAAAGCACACCAATTTCGCGGTGATCGACAACTGGCGGTTCTGGATCATCCACCTGTGGGTCGAGGGGTTCTTCGAGCTGTTCGCGACGGTCCTGGTGGCGGTCATGTTCGCGAGCATGGGCCTCGTGAGCGCGAGGACCGCCACGCGGGTCGTGTACCTCGACGCGATCCTGTACCTCGGCGCCGGGATCGCCGGCACGGCGCACCACTGGTACTTCACGGGCCAGACCACCATGGCGATGGCGCTGGGCGCCTGCTTCTCCGCGATGGAGGTCGTGCCCCTGACGCTCCTGACGCTCGATGCCTGGGACTTCATCGGGCTGAGGCGGGAGGCAAGCCACAAGGGCGGCGTCCTCGAATCGGCGAGGCGCCACAGGTGGGCGATCTACTTCCTCATGGCGGTGGGCTTCTGGAATTTCGTCGGCGCCGGCGTGTTCGGGTTCCTGATCAACCTCCCGATCGTCTCCTACTTTGAGATCGGGACGCTCCTCACGCCGAACCACGGCCACGCCGCGATGTTCGGCGTGTTCGGGATGCTGGCCCTGGCGGTGATGGTGTTCGGCCTCCGCTCGATGCAGAGCGACGAGGCCTGGGCGGGAACGGAGCGCTACGTCAGAACGGGCTTCTGGGGGATGAACGTCGGCCTGGCGCTCATGCTGGTCCTCAACCTGTTTCCCGCCGGGGTGCTGCAGCTCCTCGATGTGATTCAGCACGGGTACTGGCACGCGCGGCAGGTCGAGTTCCTGATGAATGGGACGTTCCACAAGCTCGAGTGGCTGAGGATCGTCGGCGACCTGACCGTGATCCTGCTCGGCGTCGTGCCGCTCACCCTCGCGGTGCTGCGTTCGGTGGTGAAGAGGGACCTGACGCCGGGTGGAGCGACCGGCGGAGATCGTTTCCGCGCAGGGGCCGCCGCACCGGGGAGGCACGTCGCATGA
- a CDS encoding cupin domain-containing protein — MSKTLYDSPALKLVLFCFEPGQALSEHSAPFEAVIQVLEGSAELKLGGEIHDARPGALYVMPSGLPHAVNAKERFVFLLKMARGRPSVVGP, encoded by the coding sequence GTGAGCAAGACGCTGTACGACTCCCCCGCCCTGAAGCTGGTTCTGTTCTGCTTCGAGCCGGGCCAGGCGCTGAGCGAGCACTCGGCGCCGTTCGAGGCGGTGATCCAGGTTCTCGAGGGGAGCGCCGAGCTGAAGCTCGGCGGCGAGATCCACGACGCGCGCCCGGGTGCCCTCTACGTGATGCCCAGCGGTCTCCCGCACGCGGTCAACGCGAAGGAGCGCTTCGTGTTCCTCCTCAAGATGGCGCGCGGCCGCCCGAGCGTCGTCGGCCCGTGA
- a CDS encoding response regulator: MAILAVDDEPFVVEMIQDVLEKEGHTCLTAASVEEAEWIAGQAPIEGLILDIGMPGKAPLDWLEELALARPELARRTLVVTGYTLEEGLVLRIHGCGARILSKPFNIRELVEEVRRLAPPPAASSSEAHPFPRRPKGTDPPAR; the protein is encoded by the coding sequence ATGGCGATCTTGGCGGTCGATGACGAGCCGTTCGTCGTCGAGATGATCCAGGACGTGCTGGAAAAGGAAGGGCACACCTGTCTCACAGCGGCGAGCGTCGAGGAGGCGGAGTGGATCGCCGGGCAGGCGCCGATCGAAGGGCTCATCCTCGACATCGGCATGCCCGGAAAGGCGCCACTCGACTGGCTCGAGGAGCTGGCCCTCGCACGACCCGAGCTGGCCAGGCGGACCTTGGTGGTGACGGGCTACACGCTCGAGGAGGGGCTGGTCCTGAGAATCCACGGCTGCGGGGCGAGGATCCTCTCGAAGCCGTTCAACATCCGTGAACTCGTGGAGGAGGTCCGTCGGCTCGCGCCCCCGCCGGCCGCTTCCTCCTCCGAGGCTCACCCCTTTCCCAGGAGGCCGAAAGGAACGGACCCGCCGGCCCGCTAG